In Zingiber officinale cultivar Zhangliang chromosome 6A, Zo_v1.1, whole genome shotgun sequence, a single genomic region encodes these proteins:
- the LOC121997482 gene encoding uncharacterized protein LOC121997482 isoform X8 — protein sequence MLDVYKLVIQMFPSYTSSSASNVKQEILLGLGDLYTQAHMMFNVDMYLQLLGILHLAIRSSRNSSNVEREAYPDAYGDIATSHLNQIVWRKLLPVIVKLNLEASPTETFSVSAEVFHGLGRWKC from the exons ATGCTTGATGTCTATAAGCTTGTAATTCAGATGTTCCCCAGTTATACTAGTAGTTCAGCCAGCAATGTTAAGCAGGAGATACTGCTTGGACTCG GAGATCTGTATACTCAAGCACACATGATGTTTAATGTGGATATGTATTTGCAGCTTCTTGGTATATTGCATTTGGCAATtagaagttcaaggaattcaagcAATGTGGAAAGAGAAGCT TATCCAGATGCTTATGGTGATATAGCAACAAGTCACTTGAATCAAATTGTTTGGAGAAAACTTCTTCCCGTAATTGTAAAGCTCAATCTAGAAGCTTCACCAACTGAAACGTTCTCTGTATCTGCAGAGGTTTTTCATGGACTAGGAAG GTGGAAGTGCTAG
- the LOC121997482 gene encoding uncharacterized protein LOC121997482 isoform X9 translates to MLDVYKLVIQMFPSYTSSSASNVKQEILLGLGDLYTQAHMMFNVDMYLQLLGILHLAIRSSRNSSNVEREAYPDAYGDIATSHLNQIVWRKLLPVIVKLNLEASPTETFSVSAEVFHGLGSFA, encoded by the exons ATGCTTGATGTCTATAAGCTTGTAATTCAGATGTTCCCCAGTTATACTAGTAGTTCAGCCAGCAATGTTAAGCAGGAGATACTGCTTGGACTCG GAGATCTGTATACTCAAGCACACATGATGTTTAATGTGGATATGTATTTGCAGCTTCTTGGTATATTGCATTTGGCAATtagaagttcaaggaattcaagcAATGTGGAAAGAGAAGCT TATCCAGATGCTTATGGTGATATAGCAACAAGTCACTTGAATCAAATTGTTTGGAGAAAACTTCTTCCCGTAATTGTAAAGCTCAATCTAGAAGCTTCACCAACTGAAACGTTCTCTGTATCTGCAGAGGTTTTTCATGGACTAGGAAG TTTTGCCTAG
- the LOC121997482 gene encoding uncharacterized protein LOC121997482 isoform X1, translating to MLDVYKLVIQMFPSYTSSSASNVKQEILLGLGDLYTQAHMMFNVDMYLQLLGILHLAIRSSRNSSNVEREAIQENLPPVLRTILEILPLLHPALLQSTWPLFIKELVYYVIGWENDTSVNEMKLTLLLNHDQKGGVVVSHNASNSGNKFGNLSNKKKEIMQKIRYDVSNGGSSDCVKLAVSRCLW from the exons ATGCTTGATGTCTATAAGCTTGTAATTCAGATGTTCCCCAGTTATACTAGTAGTTCAGCCAGCAATGTTAAGCAGGAGATACTGCTTGGACTCG GAGATCTGTATACTCAAGCACACATGATGTTTAATGTGGATATGTATTTGCAGCTTCTTGGTATATTGCATTTGGCAATtagaagttcaaggaattcaagcAATGTGGAAAGAGAAGCT ATCCAGGAAAATCTCCCGCCAGTATTGCGTACTATTTTGGAGATTTTACCACTCCTTCATCCTGCACTTTTACAATCCACATGGCCCCTGTTTATCAAGGAGCTCGTTTATTATGTGATTGGATGGGAAAATGATACATCAGTGAATGAGATGAAATTGACACTACTTTTGAACCATGATCAAAAGGGTGGTGTGGTGGTGTCTCATAATGCTTCAAATTCTGGAAACAAATTTGGGAATTTGTCAAATAAAAAAAAGGAGATAATGCAAAAAATAAGATATGATGTTTCTAATGGTGGCTCTTCTGACTGTGTCAAACTTGCAGTATCCAGATGCTTATGGTGA